In the genome of Deinococcota bacterium, one region contains:
- a CDS encoding lactate racemase domain-containing protein, giving the protein MVISKGLETATLSEADVRELLESAFAEADLAGKRVLVIIPDGTRTAPIPLVFRLLYELLGSSVARLDYLIALGTHQPMSEAAIEGLVGVSKEERATRYPKTAVYNHDWGLPETLVPVGTISSGEMAELTGGLVSRETAVTINRMIFAYDHLVIAGPVFPHEVAGFSGGAKYLFPGISGREIIDSSHWTGALATSYDTIGVKDTAVRRVLHRAAEFVTSQKPLTCLKMVMKGKDLHGLYIGDYLEAWEAAADLSAKLNIVYKPKPFKQVLSMASTKYDDLWTAAKATYKTEPVVEDGGEVIIYAPHIRKISVTHGRLIEQIGYHVRDYFVKQWEKYGAFPWTILAHSTHVKGAGSFENGIEIARIRVTLATSIDEETCRAVNLGYRDHREIDPQAWRDREDEGLLLVENAGEHLYRVATESSS; this is encoded by the coding sequence ATGGTCATATCCAAAGGACTCGAGACCGCCACGCTGAGCGAAGCCGACGTTCGGGAGCTGCTGGAGTCAGCCTTTGCGGAGGCCGACCTGGCGGGCAAGCGCGTGCTGGTGATCATCCCCGACGGCACCCGCACCGCCCCCATCCCGCTCGTGTTCAGGCTGCTCTACGAGCTGCTAGGGTCCAGCGTGGCGCGGCTCGACTATCTCATCGCCCTGGGCACCCACCAGCCCATGAGCGAAGCGGCTATCGAGGGGCTCGTCGGGGTGTCCAAAGAGGAACGGGCAACGCGTTATCCCAAGACAGCGGTCTACAACCACGATTGGGGCCTGCCGGAGACGCTCGTGCCGGTGGGAACCATCTCGAGCGGAGAAATGGCCGAACTGACGGGCGGCCTCGTCAGCCGCGAGACGGCCGTGACCATCAACCGCATGATCTTCGCTTACGACCACCTCGTGATCGCCGGCCCGGTCTTCCCCCACGAGGTAGCGGGCTTCTCGGGCGGCGCCAAGTACCTCTTTCCCGGCATCTCCGGCAGGGAGATCATCGACTCTTCCCACTGGACCGGGGCGCTCGCCACCTCCTACGACACCATCGGGGTAAAGGACACGGCGGTACGGCGGGTGCTGCACCGGGCAGCCGAGTTCGTGACGTCGCAAAAGCCCCTCACCTGCCTCAAGATGGTCATGAAGGGCAAGGACCTTCACGGCCTCTACATAGGCGATTACCTCGAGGCCTGGGAAGCAGCCGCCGATCTGTCGGCGAAGCTCAATATCGTCTACAAGCCAAAACCCTTCAAGCAGGTCTTGTCGATGGCGTCTACAAAGTACGATGACCTGTGGACCGCCGCCAAGGCGACCTACAAAACCGAACCGGTGGTCGAAGACGGCGGCGAGGTGATCATCTACGCCCCGCACATCAGGAAGATCAGCGTCACCCACGGGCGCCTCATCGAGCAGATCGGCTACCACGTGCGCGACTACTTCGTGAAGCAGTGGGAGAAGTATGGGGCTTTTCCCTGGACCATCCTGGCGCACTCCACGCACGTCAAGGGCGCGGGCTCCTTCGAGAACGGCATCGAGATAGCACGCATCCGGGTGACGCTGGCGACGAGCATTGACGAGGAGACCTGCCGCGCCGTCAACCTCGGCTACCGCGACCACCGGGAGATAGACCCGCAAGCTTGGAGGGACCGGGAAGACGAGGGCCTCCTGCTCGTCGAGAATGCCGGCGAGCACCTCTACCGCGTCGCTACAGAAAGCTCCTCATGA
- a CDS encoding SDR family oxidoreductase: MKLFDLSGKVAVVTGGTGVLGGAIARGLARAGARVAILGRREEVARDVAEAIRGGGGEALPVPADVLERRELEAARERVLRSWGRLDVLVNAAGGNMPEATAFGERSFFDLPKEALDGVLELNLTGTVLSSQVFGVAMTQKGEGAIVNISSMAAQRPLTRVVGYSAAKAAIDNFTRWLAVELAQKYGPGLRVNAVAPGFFVGDQNRDLLLNDDGSLTARGQQIIDHTPMGRFGEPGELVGTVVWLSSDASRFVTGVVVPVDGGFSAFSGV; encoded by the coding sequence ATGAAGCTTTTCGACCTGAGCGGCAAGGTCGCGGTGGTAACGGGCGGCACGGGCGTGCTGGGCGGCGCTATCGCGCGGGGGCTGGCCCGTGCCGGCGCGAGGGTGGCTATTCTGGGCAGGCGCGAAGAGGTCGCCCGGGACGTGGCCGAGGCCATACGCGGTGGGGGCGGCGAGGCACTGCCCGTCCCCGCCGACGTGCTCGAGCGACGGGAGCTCGAGGCCGCGCGGGAGCGCGTCCTGCGGAGCTGGGGCCGTCTCGACGTGCTCGTCAACGCCGCCGGCGGGAACATGCCCGAGGCGACCGCCTTTGGCGAACGCAGCTTTTTCGACCTGCCCAAGGAGGCGCTGGACGGGGTGCTCGAGCTCAACCTCACGGGCACGGTCCTGTCCTCACAGGTCTTTGGCGTGGCGATGACGCAAAAGGGAGAGGGCGCGATCGTCAACATCTCCTCGATGGCCGCGCAGAGGCCGCTCACCCGCGTGGTCGGTTACAGCGCCGCCAAGGCGGCGATCGACAACTTCACGAGGTGGCTGGCGGTGGAGCTCGCGCAGAAGTACGGGCCGGGGCTGCGGGTGAACGCCGTCGCGCCGGGTTTTTTCGTGGGCGATCAGAACCGCGACCTGCTCTTGAACGACGACGGGTCGCTCACCGCCCGCGGTCAGCAGATTATCGACCACACGCCGATGGGCCGCTTCGGTGAACCGGGCGAGCTCGTGGGAACAGTCGTGTGGCTCTCCTCGGACGCCTCGCGCTTCGTGACGGGCGTGGTGGTGCCCGTCGACGGCGGCTTCTCGGCCTTCAGTGGTGTGTAG
- a CDS encoding tagaturonate epimerase family protein, with product MPESPPISLATLRGRAGVYRTSLTEQGGASFWLERDGDGKCLMVLAADEAQLNFSGEAETHSDGHSLKRCATNDANARALRRALPWLEPQPLGFVTSAGCGDRLGLATPGHVAAFGEVGGGIAPIFAQQSIREMTRTQRSPEDVMRDATWGAFEAGWRGPVGADADHLKTFEDIDRCANAGFTFFTIDPGEHVDDEAHGASPSAVEEKVDALPWPELESSRQELEGHYIGTTVELETKGLVLEREAVLRAAAKYGRAVAHVARMYRHLGAKGVPFELEVSVDETQTPTSHAEHAVVALELRRLGVRFVSLAPRYVGRFEKGIDYLGDHDALREDLAGHAALARALGPYKLSLHSGSDKFSVYPIIHELTKGMVHLKTAGTSYLEALRVIARLEPDLLRKIGALAKAQFEQDRASYHISADLQSVPDFAALGEAELVGLLDHNDSRQVLHVTFGSALDAFKPELMGVLKAHEEAHYDTVRQHFVKHLAPFARKL from the coding sequence ATGCCTGAGTCTCCTCCCATCTCGCTGGCTACCCTGAGGGGCCGTGCCGGTGTCTACCGGACCTCACTCACCGAGCAAGGCGGTGCCTCCTTCTGGCTCGAGCGCGACGGAGACGGTAAGTGCTTGATGGTGCTTGCGGCGGACGAGGCGCAGCTCAACTTCAGCGGTGAGGCCGAAACTCATAGCGACGGTCATAGCCTGAAACGGTGCGCTACGAACGACGCGAACGCGCGCGCGCTCCGCCGGGCGCTCCCCTGGCTCGAGCCCCAACCGCTGGGCTTCGTGACCTCGGCGGGATGTGGCGACCGACTTGGTCTCGCTACGCCGGGGCACGTCGCCGCGTTCGGGGAGGTCGGAGGAGGAATCGCGCCCATCTTCGCGCAGCAGTCCATCCGCGAGATGACGCGGACGCAAAGGTCGCCCGAGGACGTCATGCGCGACGCCACCTGGGGCGCCTTCGAGGCCGGCTGGAGAGGGCCCGTGGGCGCCGACGCCGACCACCTGAAAACGTTCGAAGACATCGACCGCTGCGCAAACGCTGGCTTCACCTTCTTCACCATCGACCCCGGCGAGCACGTGGACGACGAGGCGCACGGCGCCAGCCCCAGCGCTGTCGAGGAGAAGGTGGACGCGCTGCCCTGGCCGGAGCTCGAGAGCTCCCGGCAGGAACTCGAGGGGCATTACATAGGCACGACCGTCGAGCTGGAGACCAAGGGCCTTGTTCTCGAGCGCGAAGCGGTGTTGCGCGCCGCGGCCAAGTACGGCCGCGCGGTCGCCCATGTCGCACGGATGTACCGTCACCTAGGGGCGAAGGGTGTCCCTTTCGAGCTCGAGGTCTCGGTCGATGAGACGCAGACCCCGACCTCGCACGCCGAGCACGCCGTCGTCGCGCTCGAGCTCAGGCGCCTCGGCGTGCGCTTCGTCAGCCTCGCGCCTCGTTACGTCGGCCGCTTCGAGAAGGGGATCGACTACCTCGGGGATCACGACGCGTTGCGTGAAGACCTCGCGGGTCACGCCGCCCTGGCCAGGGCCTTGGGGCCTTACAAGCTGAGCCTTCACTCCGGTTCGGACAAATTCAGCGTCTACCCGATCATCCATGAACTCACCAAGGGGATGGTCCACCTCAAGACGGCAGGAACGAGTTACCTCGAGGCCCTGCGGGTCATCGCCCGCCTCGAGCCCGACCTCCTTCGCAAGATAGGCGCCTTGGCCAAAGCGCAGTTCGAGCAGGACCGCGCCAGTTACCACATCTCGGCCGACCTGCAGAGTGTTCCTGATTTTGCCGCCCTCGGCGAAGCGGAGCTTGTCGGCCTGCTCGATCACAACGACAGCAGACAGGTCCTGCACGTGACCTTCGGCTCGGCGCTCGACGCTTTCAAGCCTGAACTGATGGGGGTTCTCAAGGCCCATGAGGAAGCCCATTACGACACCGTAAGGCAACACTTCGTCAAGCACCTGGCGCCGTTCGCGAGGAAGTTATGA
- a CDS encoding 5-deoxy-glucuronate isomerase, translating to MRIQKARRPGLSPLVSRDDGDAKDGSLNEAYTVRDGDAALISRGFHPVGAAPSYSLYYFWVLAGEQRELVLFEDPDHLWLHDA from the coding sequence ATGCGCATCCAAAAGGCAAGACGACCCGGCCTCAGCCCCCTCGTCAGCAGAGACGACGGTGACGCCAAGGACGGCAGCCTGAACGAGGCCTACACCGTCAGAGACGGCGACGCGGCCCTCATCTCGCGAGGCTTTCACCCCGTCGGCGCGGCGCCCAGTTACAGCCTGTATTACTTCTGGGTGTTGGCAGGCGAGCAGCGCGAGCTGGTACTCTTCGAGGATCCCGATCACCTGTGGTTGCACGATGCCTGA